In Rhipicephalus microplus isolate Deutch F79 chromosome 7, USDA_Rmic, whole genome shotgun sequence, one genomic interval encodes:
- the LOC142767285 gene encoding Golgi-associated plant pathogenesis-related protein 1-like isoform X1: MNLLAFLAIVVSCSTVLTYARRHFEKTQPTGNPNGVEGDGGLGGEAPAVEEPDDFEGQFTPSMRKFQRQVLKITNQFRRRHGVPILKQDARMNRYAQSWALVLALKDELHLRTKPKYGENTYKWWSTDMKAPITGKVPVTDWYNEIKKYNFSDPGFRSDIGHFTQLVWRGSRRLGTGIARSRKGNYYIVCEYEPRGNILGQFGHQVRRRLRRGGAGSDEEGGEGSEEGGRKRRRRRRRKHDDEEEYDD; the protein is encoded by the exons ATGAACCTGCTTGCGTTTCTGGCGATCGTCGTCTCCTGCTCTACGGTGCTAACTTACGCTCGGAGGCACTTCGAG AAGACGCAGCCCACTGGAAATCCAAATGGAGTAGAAGGGGACGGAGGATTAGGAGGAGAAGCACCTGCTGTTGAGGAGCCGGATGACTTCGAGGGACAGTTCACGCCATCGATGAGAAAGTTTCAGCGCCAGGTGCTGAAAATTACAAACCAGTTCAGGCGTCGGCACGGAGTTCCTATCTTGAAACAGGATGCCCGG ATGAATCGCTACGCACAATCATGGGCTCTGGTGTTGGCGTTGAAGGACGAGTTGCACCTCAGGACCAAGCCAAAGTACGGAGAAAACACGTACAAGTGGTGGAGCACGGACATGAAGGCGCCGATAACGg GAAAAGTGCCCGTGACAGACTGGTACAACGAGATAAAGAAGTACAACTTCTCTGACCCCGGCTTCAGGTCCGACATCGGCCACTTCACTCAGCTCGTTTGGAGGGGCAGTCGGCGTCTGGGCACCGGCATTGCCCGCAGCCGGAAGGGAAACTATTACATCGTGTGCGAGTACGAGCCTCGAGGAAACATTCTGGGTCAGTTCGGCCATCAAGTCCGGCGGCGGTTGCGCCGCGGTGGCGCTGGTAGTGACGAAGAAGGCGGTGAGGGCAGCGAAGAGGGTGGTCGCAAAAGGCGACGTAGGCGAAGAAGGAAGCATGACGACGAGGAAGAATACGACGACTAA
- the LOC142767285 gene encoding Golgi-associated plant pathogenesis-related protein 1-like isoform X2, with protein sequence MNLLAFLAIVVSCSTVLTYARRHFETQPTGNPNGVEGDGGLGGEAPAVEEPDDFEGQFTPSMRKFQRQVLKITNQFRRRHGVPILKQDARMNRYAQSWALVLALKDELHLRTKPKYGENTYKWWSTDMKAPITGKVPVTDWYNEIKKYNFSDPGFRSDIGHFTQLVWRGSRRLGTGIARSRKGNYYIVCEYEPRGNILGQFGHQVRRRLRRGGAGSDEEGGEGSEEGGRKRRRRRRRKHDDEEEYDD encoded by the exons ATGAACCTGCTTGCGTTTCTGGCGATCGTCGTCTCCTGCTCTACGGTGCTAACTTACGCTCGGAGGCACTTCGAG ACGCAGCCCACTGGAAATCCAAATGGAGTAGAAGGGGACGGAGGATTAGGAGGAGAAGCACCTGCTGTTGAGGAGCCGGATGACTTCGAGGGACAGTTCACGCCATCGATGAGAAAGTTTCAGCGCCAGGTGCTGAAAATTACAAACCAGTTCAGGCGTCGGCACGGAGTTCCTATCTTGAAACAGGATGCCCGG ATGAATCGCTACGCACAATCATGGGCTCTGGTGTTGGCGTTGAAGGACGAGTTGCACCTCAGGACCAAGCCAAAGTACGGAGAAAACACGTACAAGTGGTGGAGCACGGACATGAAGGCGCCGATAACGg GAAAAGTGCCCGTGACAGACTGGTACAACGAGATAAAGAAGTACAACTTCTCTGACCCCGGCTTCAGGTCCGACATCGGCCACTTCACTCAGCTCGTTTGGAGGGGCAGTCGGCGTCTGGGCACCGGCATTGCCCGCAGCCGGAAGGGAAACTATTACATCGTGTGCGAGTACGAGCCTCGAGGAAACATTCTGGGTCAGTTCGGCCATCAAGTCCGGCGGCGGTTGCGCCGCGGTGGCGCTGGTAGTGACGAAGAAGGCGGTGAGGGCAGCGAAGAGGGTGGTCGCAAAAGGCGACGTAGGCGAAGAAGGAAGCATGACGACGAGGAAGAATACGACGACTAA
- the LOC142767286 gene encoding uncharacterized protein LOC142767286: MENLKVKELIEICEELGITLGRAKRKQAILEIMKDEGVSAEEVDEAWVDIKARREEAERREIEAREREEAERREAREEAERREAREREEAERRERREEAERQERLELKRLELAILQCSQAPSVASPTVQVSGFRIRDQLPPFVVGEDMAKYLVKFEHVCERNALEQSLWARNLLALLPGEVSDAITCLSREAFESYDEVKEVLLRRYKLSPEAFRQRFRYAKKGNESHVDFAFRLKADLIEWLKGEGVYDDRDKVVECVALEQFYRCIEEDVRLWLQDRLGEVQLNKAAELAEEYYARRKLHSRAVRVEKDERKEGFSRKPDQRKSAPHRNFKKEPSLTKDSVGEGQTEAEKSSEVSTTQAFESESKRKPLICYNCKKEGHIARNCQEKFAFATIRESGKNMRLLEPYLQEIKVNKKTCRALRDSAATMDVVHPSLVSPDDFTGECAWIRQVAEEQSVRLPIATVVIEGPFGKLCTEAAVSAALNDRFSYLFSNNSEQLLKEQGKSFFPNLACMALTRSQTRKPDLVQCSELSSDLVGGSTEPQKGNFPHESCEQSRERPVAKAAGAVGGDDMAPLSQSERVTTLSPVAESWSELPRVDRETLIREQREDLSIEALAESQIEALVESQKNAAKVLSKEHYEESVKKRAFEVGSQVMLLQPSKRNKLEVDWEGPANVLSKPCDSNYEVKLGRRPDKIYNLMKPYVQHQAVVNLLLNASKEEEAEILSSSDVIEGGSKVIREQINLEPSVSEGGPEKEDLRKIVSEFGYVLSDRPGETTVIEHDIKLSGEESISSKPYRCSLVQRRKCEPLLVPHRYRRLKVAGY; encoded by the exons atggagaaccttaaagtgaaggaactcatcgaaatttgtgaggaactcggcattactttaggccgtgcgaaacgaaagcaagcgatccttgagatcatgaaggatgagggagtgtcggctgaggaagtcgatgaggcctgggtggatattaaagcacgccgtgaggaggctgaaaggcgggaaatagaagctcgcgaacgtgaggag gctgaaaggcgtgaagctcgcgaggaggctgaaaggcgtgaagctcgcgaacgtgaggaggctgaaaggcgcgaacgtcgcgaggaggccgagagacaagagcgcctagagttgaaacgactagaattggcaatcctacagtgttcgcaggcgcctagcgtagcttctccaacagttcaggtcagcggttttagaattcgggaccaactgccaccgttcgtagtaggcgaggacatggcgaagtatctcgtcaagtttgaacacgtctgtgagcgaaatgctttggagcagtctctttgggcgcggaacctgctagctcttcttcccggcgaagtgtccgacgcgataacttgcttgtcgagggaagcgtttgagagctatgacgaggttaaagaagtgctcttgagacgttataagttgtcacccgaggctttcaggcaaaggtttcggtatgctaaaaaggggaatgagtcacacgttgacttcgcgtttcgtcttaaagccgatttgattgaatggctcaagggcgaaggtgtttatgacgaccgcgataaagtggtggaatgcgttgcattggagcaattctaccgctgcatcgaggaggatgtcagactttggctgcaggacagacttggggaagtacagttaaataaggcagctgagttagctgaggagtattatgctcgccgaaagttgcatagcagggcagtgcgcgttgaaaaggatgaaaggaaagagggcttttcaaggaaacctgatcaacggaaatccgctccgcaccgtaatttcaagaaggaaccgtctcttacgaaggacagtgtaggggaagggcaaacagaagcggagaaatcgagtgaggtttctaccacacaggcatttgaatcggaaagcaaacggaagccgctaatttgctacaactgcaaaaaggaaggacacatcgcgagaaactgtcaggaaaaatttgccttcgcaacaatccgagaatcaggaaaaaacatgcggttgttggagccgtatctccaagaaattaaagtaaataagaaaacgtgccgagcgcttagagactcagcggcaaccatggatgttgtccatccttcattggtgtctccggatgatttcacaggagaatgcgcgtggatcaggcaagtcgccgaggagcagagtgttcgcttaccaatcgccacggttgtcattgaaggcccgttcggtaagctttgcactgaagcggctgtgtctgccgcgctaaatgatcgtttttcttatcttttctccaacaactcggagcagcttctcaaagagcagggcaaatcgttcttccccaacttagcgtgcatggccctcacgcgatcgcaaacgCGGAAGcctgatctggttcaatgcagtgaactctcaagtgaccttgtcggcgggtcgacggaaccccagaaaggaaattttccgcatgagtcatgtgagcagtcacgcgagcggcccgtcgcgaaagcggccggcgcggtagggggagacgacatggcgccattgagtcagagcgagagggttacaacgctctcgcctgtagcggaaagttggagcgagctgccgagagttgatcgagagacgctcattcgagagcagcgtgaggatctctcgattgaagcgctagcggaaagccaaattgaagcgctagtggaaagccagaaaaacgcggcaaaagtgctgtcgaaggagcactacgaggaatcggtgaagaagcgtgcttttgaagtaggaagtcaggtaatgctgctgcagccgtccaaaaggaacaagcttgaggttgattgggaagggcccgccaacgTATTATCGAAGCCGtgcgattcaaattatgaagtgaaattaggaaggcggccggacaaaatttacaacttgatgaaaccatacgttcaacatcaagcggtcgtaaatctgttgttgaatgcttcaaaggaagaagaagcagaaattttgagttctagtgatgtaattgaagggggatcgaaagtaatccgggagcagataaacctagagcctagcgtaagtgaaggaggacctgagaaagaggacctgagaaagattgtttccgagtttgggtatgtgttgtcggatcGTCCCGGAGaaacgacggtgatcgaacacgatatcaagctaagcggtgaggagtctatcagtagcaagccgtatcgttgttcccttgtgcaacgtcgaaagtgtgagccgctcttggtgccgcataggtatcgtcgcctaaaagtggccggttactga